The Streptococcus downei MFe28 DNA window CTATGTTGGTATTTTTTACAATCAGAACAAGGAAGGCTTTCTGCCCCTATCTAGGCGCCAAGCCCTGCTGGAAGAGGTTGTCAAAGACCTCCCCAATGTTTCTGTCATCACTTCCCACGACCAGTTGGCTGTTACTGTGGCCAAAGACTTGGGTGCCAGTGTCTTGGTCAGAGGTCTTCGCAATGGTCAGGATTTGACCTACGAGGCTAGCATGGACCATTTCAATCAGGACTTGGCTCAAGACCTAGAGACCATCTATCTCTTGGCCAAACCAGACTTGTCTTATATCGCTTCATCAAGGGTACGTGAGTTGACCCATTTTGGTGCGGATATTCGGCCCTATGTCCCAGAAGTTGTGGCCTTAGAATTGGAGAAGAGACATGACAAAGAGTGAGCCGAGTCAGCCTAATTCCCCAAAAGGAATTATCAGCTTTCTTAAACGCTTTAAGTGGTGGTTTCTTGGAGGCTTTGCCCTCTTGGCCTTGGTCTTTTGCTTTATTGTACCCTTGCCCTATTATGTTGAAGCTCCAGGTGGGGCTTATGACATCAACCAGGTTATGACTGTTAATAACAAGACCAATAAGGACAAGGGATCCTACAATTTTGTAGCGGTTGAGATACGACCAGGAACG harbors:
- the coaD gene encoding pantetheine-phosphate adenylyltransferase — translated: MSNKIGLFAGSFDPVTNGHLDLIKRASQVLDQLYVGIFYNQNKEGFLPLSRRQALLEEVVKDLPNVSVITSHDQLAVTVAKDLGASVLVRGLRNGQDLTYEASMDHFNQDLAQDLETIYLLAKPDLSYIASSRVRELTHFGADIRPYVPEVVALELEKRHDKE